The Primulina huaijiensis isolate GDHJ02 chromosome 18, ASM1229523v2, whole genome shotgun sequence DNA window CGGATCCAATAAGTCCAACATTGATTCCCTCAAATGTGTCAATTTGGCAAATACGACCATAGTGACTAGGGTGGATATCTCGTATCCGAAAACTAGCAGTTCGCCCTGTTAGTCCTTCATGACCTAAATAACTCAATTTTCGCCCATGAACTATTTGTGTCAATGGATTAGTTCGATCTAAAACTTGAGATAAGGGGTGTAAACCAAAAAAAGATTCATAAGTAGTTGTTAATGGAGTTTAAGTTAACAAATTCTGAGGAGTCGGTATCAATTTATGCCGAATTGCTCCACATATAGTTCCGCGAACCACATTTTCTAAACGAACCAGAGACAATCCGAATTGATCTTGTAAAAGATCCGCTACAGAATAtataagtttatttttaaaatgattcatATCTTCAAGTGCACCCATTCAAAATTTCAGTCCAATCAAATGATCAGCGGCTGCCAATATGTCTCGTGGTAACAAAAATGTATTGTTCTGGGGCATATCAAGGTTCAGTCTTTGGTTTATATTTCGTCGACCAATCCTTCCCAATTCACATCTTTGTTGAAAGAActtcttttgtaattccttACATAAGGATTCAGAAAATACCGGATCCCCACCTACACAAACAAATTGTTGATAAAACTCAAAAATGGCATTCTCTTTtgatccaattttttttctctccttATCATtcagaaaaaacaaaaagatttcAGGATAATAAACATTGTCTAGAATTTCTCTTAGATTCGAACCCATAGCTGATGATAGAACTATAATAGATATTTTTTGTTTCCTACTCACGCGAGCCCATATTCTTGCTTTTTTATTACTCTCTAATTCTGATCTTTCTCCCCAATATGAGATAGGTTGCAGCTATAGTCAGAACTCAAACGTGAAAGAAGATCGGTTACGGGTGTtagaatgcgcaacggaagttttaaaattatttttcaacaaggaaaaattcgaacacctcactatgtgtagcaaatacaaaaacacaaaaattacattcatagtgtgtttaaaaatgtacctatcaatatcaaagattgatgtaatggctccaaccaagttgtaaacaactaggctcttgaaaggatggcaaatcttcaagcttccctttgggcacaccttgctcaaatattaagcccaccaccaactagctagcacccctcttattttgtactagaaaaataagaggatttttcaaggagaagaatattgtttcctcaacaattgaagaacaaaaggaGAGAAAAATGAAGGACAGAATGTGTAATATCCCAACCATTTATCCTTCTATTGTCAATGATGATTATTCTATGGTTTGGTGTTATGGCTATATTGTTAAGTTATTATTGATCATGGTTATTGTTATGGTTTGAGTATAGTTGATGGAAGGGTTGGTATTGCATGTTATAGCATCAATATGGTTATTGCAATGTATTCATGGTTATCTATTGTATGGTTTTGGTATGGTTTAGTAGATGGTTGTGTATTTGAGGAGTTGTTATTGTTGTGAAGGTATAATGTTGGGTGTTGGATTGATGGTTTGGATggtttgagccaaataggaagtTGGGGTGCAGAAAtggtatgaaaaatatggcagtagttgtggtttttagcataaatttttgtatattgattcaaatgacatgaggctaattgcattagaaagctaagatccAAAGCTAcaccttttatgttttgagttttgttcaattaGCTGAGGAAGATGagtcaaaagtggcccgaagtgggtcgtgtgtttcgttgttcctgcactgacacattttggtagaatgggcataactttttactcagacttccaaatgacctgaaactagtGGGAGATTCAAGAGAAGACATAGGAATACAACTTTTGTGTTTACCACCttggctaattcggaagaaaaagtacagttttggcccttggacCGAGGGCACACGGACCCAGACACGGACCCATGcacggggtccgggtcttgacaacgaaaatttgtatttttccgAGTATACACGGACCTATACACGGAGGgggacacggggtccgtgtctatggcgtagaaaacatatttttaagagTTTTTAAGCCAATACCTTTGCCATTTCACTTATTCCTCTTGCAACCATCGACTTGGGAAggtagggttcttcatttcgtTTCTAaattcctttctttccaaagtTTGAATCTTCAAGTTGGAGGTGTGATCTTCATATCCTCAAGAGCAAGTAATCAAGGTAAGGAAACTGATCTTTTGGATATTGGTTGAAGTGAAGGGAATTGTGGTTTAGGCTTGAATGATAGTTTATAGGTTGATAATGTGAAGTTAATGGTATAATCTTGATCTTATGTTGTAGGATCAACTACCAAGAAGTTATCACAACAAGTTCTattggttgtaagtggaatttttccttgaatgcatctcatggcctatatatatatgatgaatgGTGTTGTTATTGTTCCTAGATCCTTTAATACATTGATTATATACTTGCTATGTAATGGTTCATTGATTATGATAAAAGGAAagaaattttgttgtcaattgCTAATAAAGGAGCTAGTTCTAATTCATGCACACcacatgtttgataaaatgattcaatagtTCTTTTTATGGCTTGATGGTTATATGGTAGTGGTGGTGCTTCTAGCACTTCTAAATCCACATAacggaagttgatcaacatTTAACGTGTACagtgactgattttgactgaaatgtacatgtataccatcgacggatgacttatcaatgccatacaaggaaaatgaaagaaatggttGATAGAATGAcatcttataattgttatatatatattccacTGAACGATGGCATTTTCTATGGTTCAATTGTAACGATTCCTTTCTTTACACtattgtatatgtaattgttattgAAAGTCCCACTTACTGAGTTTTGTaaactcattccagttatgtcatgtgatgcagataaaaaGGAATAGCGATAGAAGCGTCGAAGCAGGGAAGGTGCATGTGCCAAAACTTGGAGAATAATGTTTTGATATAATGtgacaattaaataatggttttgAGTATTGTACCTTGGTTCATGttttaaacaagaaaattatgtcACATCTTTTGTCGAACACTTGGTAATTATGGAGATGGGATCTATGTGTATTTTGGAGAGATTGATTGtggtaatatttattttgtttgcttGAGAATATTTGATAAGTCTATATTTATGGGCAAAAtttgccaaaattttattaattattatttttctccaAATCATTTATAAGGCTTCCGCATTATAGTATTTATAGTTTAATGTCATGAGGTAAGgatgttacatttagtggtatcagagcaacgttTTTCGGACCAATGATTTGGCACATGTCTTCCTATGCTTGTGACACTTCGGTATGTATCTTTCTGCATCTCATTGATGTATTGGTATGATGATAAGCTTTACATGTAATAtgttttgaaaatgattttaaattgagaTGCAATATAAGAAAATACCACCCAAGAGAAAAGCTCCTGAAGTACCTCCTAGAAGGAGAGCCGGAGAAGACCGAGATAGTACTTCCTCTAATGTAGTTGATGAGTTTAGTAGGTTACTTCACGAGCAAGCTAAAGTGCATGGGGAACAAATCCAGCAACTTCTCCGAGTGCAATCACCGATTCAAGGTATAGGCCAAGGCCGTGATCAACGAGTTCAAGAACGATTTGTTGAGGGAGCTTATGATAAATTCAAGAAGATGAATCCACCCGAATTTGTAGGGAGTCCGGACCCTTTGATTGCGATGGAGTGGGTGAAGGCGGTCGAGGCGATCTTTGATTACCTTAACTTTGATGATAAAGATCGAGTGAGTTGCGCTGTGTTTCTCTTAACCAAGACTGCAAGAATTCGGTGGGAAGCAACCAAGGTAACGATTAATGTTGAAACATTGAAACGGAATGAGTTTAAAGATTTGTTCTATGATAAGTACTTTCCTAGCGATGTTAAAGCCCGCAAGGTGAAAGAATTCTTGGAGCTAAAGCAAGGGACAATGAGCATGAATGATTACATATTGAAGTTTGAAGAAGGTTGTCTTTTTGTTCCTTTCATTGCTAGCAATGACAAAGATAGAGCCGAGCATTTTATGTGGGGTTTGAGAGCGGAGATTCGAAGAGATGTTCGAATGTCGAAGGCTAATTCTTACAAGGAGATTGTTGAGAAAGCATTAATGGCCGAATATGATGAGAAAGAGATTGATAAAGAAAGACAATTCAGGAGGCAAAAATTTGTCCAAACGGGTTAAGCTTCAGTTCAAGGAGAAAGAGGAGGACACAAGTGGAAAGGAAAGGAAGAATATCGCGGTAAAGCTCCTGCGGTGCCATTTGAATCAGATAAGCCTTTATGTCCTAAATGCCATAAACCACATAAAGGAGAGCGCTTAGTTGGAAGCAACAAATGTTATAGATGTGGAGGTGTTGGGCACATTGCGATCAATTGCACTCAATCATCGGGCAAGGGCCGAGTTCAGGGGCGTATTTTCTCTTTGACCAAGGAAAGAATTAATCCTGATTCGTCAATCATTTCAGGTACCATTCTTATTTCAGGAAAGGTAGCTACTACTCTTATTGATACTGGCGccacacattcttttatatctgagcAATTTATGCATTCTCTGGGTCTTGTTCTTATTGGTGAAATTGTCCACTTTTCTATTGTGCTTCCTTCGGGAGATTATATTCATTCTTCAAGTGTGATTCGAGCGTGCCCTGTTCAAGTAAATGAGGAATTATTGCATGCTGATTTGATTGTCATTCCCATGATTGAgtttgatgttattttgggaatggattggttatctaCTTATCGAGCTGTGTTAGATTGTGTAGCCAAGACAGTGCATTTTCCTCTAGGACATGGTGATAGCAGGGTCTTCACGGGGTCAGGTACTTCACTTGGCCTTTGTTTTATTTCTTGCTTGCAAATGCAACGGATGTTGGTTAAGGGTTGTCACGGGTTTCTAGCATCGGTGGTGGATATAACTAGAGAAGGGAGTGGGATTATGAGCGACATTGATATTGTGAGGGATTATCTTGATGTTTTTGCGGATGATGTGCCGGGATTGCCACCGgatagagaggtggaatttGTTATTGATATTGTACCAGGTACCGCACCGATTTCTAAAGCCCCTTATCGAATGGCCCCAActaaaatgaaagaattgaagagtCCATTGCAAGAGTTATTAGATAAGGGCTTTATTAGACCAAGTTCATCTCCATGGGgggcaccggtattatttgtgaagaagaaaaatgggtCCTTGAGACTGTGTATTGACTAtcgagagatcaacaaagtaacgatcaagaaaaaatatcctttgcccagaattgatgatatttttgatcagttgcaaggtgcTACTGTattttccaagattgatttgcggtcgggtaccatcaattgaaagtaAAGGAGTGTGACATACCTAAGATGGCTTTTCGAACCAGGTATGGTCACTACGAGTTTTTGGTTATGTCGTTTGGattaaccaatgctccttctgtatttatggatcttatgaatGGGGTTTTCAAGCCATATTTGGACAGTTTcgttattgtcttcattgatgatattttaatcTATTCAAAGACTCGAGATTTACATAAGGAGCATTTGAGGATCGTGTTACAGCAGTTGAGGGACAAccaattatatgctaaattcaagaagtgtgaattttggctggAACAAGTTGCATTTTTAGGTCATATTGTTTCCAAAGATGGAATTGCTGTGGATCCGGCTAAGATTGAAGCAGTcaagaagtggcctattccctTGACAGTTGTTGAGGTACGAAGTTTCCTTGGgttagcagggtactatcgtcgttttattgctGATTTCTCTAAAATAGCCTTGCCACTTACTACTCTTACGAGAAAGACAGTTAAGTTTGAATGGACTAATGAATGTCAGCAAGCATTTCAAGTATTGAAGGACAAATTGACTTCAGCTCCAGTGTTAGCTCTTCCTCAGGGAGTTGAAGACTTTGTggtgtatacagatgcttcgaagAAAGGTCTCGGTGCTgtgttgatgcagcgaggcaaagttattgcttatgcttctcgtcaattgaaggattatgaaaagaactatccgactcatgatcttgagttggcAGCCGTGGTATTTGCTTTAAAGATCTGACGAAATTATTTATATGGCGTGAAATGTGAAATTTTCTCAGATCATAAAAGTCTTAAGTATCTCTTTACTCAGAACGaactgaacatgcgtcagagaaGGTGGTTAGAACTTGTGTAGGATTATGATTGCACTATCAGTTATCATCCAGGAAAAGCGAATGTGGTtgctgatgcattgagccgaAAGTCTGGTCTTCAATTGGGTTCTATGATTCCAAAGCCTCTATTGTTGGATTTGCAGAAAAGTGAGATCGCATTGGTTGAGGAAGGTACGATCGCTCAACTTTCAACCTTAGTTATTCGACCGAATTTGATCGACAGAATTAAACATGAGCAATAGTTGGATACTCTTTTGTTGGATTTTAGAGCAAAGGCAGAGAAGAAGGGGAATTCTGAATTTGGATTGAACAGTGATGGCCTGATTACATTTCAAGGTCATATTTGTGTTCCTATTGGTGATGCTATTCGTCGTGATGTTTTGACGGAAGCTCATACTGCACCTTATTCAGTACATCCTGGtggcaccaagatgtatcaagatcttcgtcgattgtactggtggcctgtaatgcccaagaattgtaggttgataagatgagattatgaagtttgcatgaaaggacaccgcccccgcgccccagtttctaccgcacctgcggtgtaagggcagaaagtagagttttgaatacaagagagaccgcacccgcggtccaagatataccgcacccgcggtcgttgattttgaaatgttgaaggattgccgaagccacaccgcacccgcgctgAGCagtgcaccgcacccgcggtagatGGACAGTAGGTTGTGAAATTTGGGCCGAAGCATGAGCGCACCTGCGGTCCCTGAGCCACCGCACCCGCTGTCGTGCGTGTTACACAAAGAAATGGCCATGTGTTACTCAACATGCAAGAGATATATATGTGTAACCTTCAGTTGCTGGCATTTTTAGACCACCGAGAAAACCCCTTAGCATCTTCAAGTTTCTTCAAGGCTTTGAAGTAAGATTTCTCATGATCTAGTTATCCAAATTCTAATCCAAGTAGAGATTATTGATCCTTGTATCATTGGCTACAAgaagatgtaagtttcttttcatttcagcatggtttgaagttaAGTGTTGGGGAAAATCGGATATGGttgttattatgtatttttgATATGTTGAGCATAGTATAATTGCAATCGGATCGATTTTCGGATACTGCATGAGATGGTTTCGATTTTCCAGCATGTATTATGTGGAAATTATACAGATTTCAGAGTATATAATTGTGTTTTGATGGGATTATGAGTTGATTGTGATTGATTATGTTGAGTTGATGTTATCAGTATTGAGAACTacgcagttatgctgtcgaattaTACCGAGAATGATTATTGACTTGTTCAAGACTTGatgtgagttatatattgataaactacttctatatattgtcatttcagatttgattgacagatttgatcttcgacttcaatatcttgatcaattcctacgacacgaaaggtataattcatgtgaacacgggaagacatgactcgattcagactggatacgagtttcccaaaatcacatactagattcttatttatgtttgattatgattatgtcttgtttatagatttatattcaagcatttgagataggagtcattgacagattgtcaaactagacgttcggtgtatcgacgcataggagcagatcatctccgattgtagacattcgatacagatatgaccgaagtctaggaataagacgtaccgNatcaaagaataagagtcatattgttttatctgtattcactaatgtgtcatgattactgatacatttattatgattttgtatttaattgcatgacatgcatgtataccatgttttatactgggatttgttctcaccggagtatccggctgttgttgtgtctgtatgtgtacataacgacaggtggggcaggatcagggtcgcgagcaagatgagagatcaagatattgtggtgatttcggacatagcagattactagttcttttgtactagacgtgtactggattttctaaacactagtatatgattgtactaaaacagagttgtatgtacattatgtttgtttaatcgaataaagaatagtttcatgcttcatttatacatttgatgtaatgttaaaagcaaaattttgacccacattttctagcaacgATCCGACtaatccccaaacgaattgagttagagcccgggtccccacaacaggaggtatcagagcagtaggtttctgtatagactgagatagaagagagtgagcggggtagatcgagtcgtcttccttgcttatatcatgctagcacacgtcatgatttattgcttccACTATTACACGTTgtgttgttatctgagttgattgcagcatctacttgccaagactgaatcagaaccgattctggatcagaggtatatgatcagaggaggactgagacagattgtatagactgtatactaatccccaaacgaattgagttagagcccgggtcccgacatggccaggcatgaagaaaGATATAGCATCATTTGTTTCTGAATGCTTGACTTTTCAGTAGTTAAAGATTGAGCACCAACGACCGGCGGGCTTGTTGCAATCCTTacctataccgcaatggaagtgggaacacatcactatggattttgttgttgggttgccaagaACTCAGAAGGGTtataattctatttgggtgattgtggatcgattgaccaagtcatcacattttctccctgtcaagacgacatattctaTGACTCAATATGCGGACACGTATGTCCAAGAAATTGTaagacttcatgggatacccGTGTCGATTGTTTCAGATCGTGATACAAAGTTTACATCtgaattttggaagagtctCCATAGAGCTTTGGGTACAAAGTTGGCCTTTAGCacagcctatcatcctcagagcgatgggcaatcagagagagttatacagattttggacgATATGTTGAGGACCTGTACTATTGACTTT harbors:
- the LOC140963943 gene encoding uncharacterized protein, which produces MQYKKIPPKRKAPEVPPRRRAGEDRDSTSSNVVDEFSRLLHEQAKVHGEQIQQLLRVQSPIQGIGQGRDQRVQERFVEGAYDKFKKMNPPEFVGSPDPLIAMEWVKAVEAIFDYLNFDDKDRVSCAVFLLTKTARIRWEATKVTINVETLKRNEFKDLFYDKYFPSDVKARKVKEFLELKQGTMSMNDYILKFEEGCLFVPFIASNDKDRAEHFMWGLRAEIRRDVRMSKANSYKEIVEKALMAEYDEKEIDKERQFRRQKFVQTGKVATTLIDTGATHSFISEQFMHSLGLVLIGEIVHFSIVLPSGDYIHSSSVIRACPVQVNEELLHADLIVIPMIEFDVILGMDWLSTYRAVLDCVAKTVHFPLGHGDSRVFTGSGTSLGLCFISCLQMQRMLVKGCHGFLASVVDITREGSGIMSDIDIVRDYLDVFADDVPGLPPDREVEFVIDIVPGTAPISKAPYRMAPTKMKELKSPLQELLDKGFIRPSSSPWGAPVLFVKKKNGYGHYEFLVMSFGLTNAPSVFMDLMNGVFKPYLDSFVIVFIDDILIYSKTRDLHKEHLRIVLQQLRDNQLYAKFKKCEFWLEQVAFLGHIVSKDGIAVDPAKIEAVKKWPIPLTVVEVRSFLGLAGYYRRFIADFSKIALPLTTLTRKTVKFEWTNECQQAFQVLKDKLTSAPVLALPQGVEDFVVYTDASKKGLGAVLMQRGKANVVADALSRKSGLQLGSMIPKPLLLDLQKSEIALVEEAKAEKKGNSEFGLNSDGLITFQGHICVPIGDAIRRDVLTEAHTAPYSVHPGERKMLGPELVQQMVDVVALIRQRMKTAQSRHTSYANVRRRPLEFNVGDQVFVKIAPLKGVMRFGKKGKLSPRYIGPFEILDRIGERAYRLALPMDLDRVHNVFHVSMLQKYLSNPSHVLRHEALDLLPNPSYEEVSVQILDRKVKVLRNKEIGFVKVLWRNHVIEEATWEPEEEMRERYQDLF